The genomic DNA CCAGACTGAACCTGCTCAAGACTATCGGTTAATTTTTCAGAACCAGCTTGAAGCTTTGGAATTTGGGCCGCTAATTGATTAACAGAATCAATATACGTATTCACACCACTTTGCAACTTACCAAAGCTTTGTGCCAAACTAGCATCGACTGTCGTTACCTTAGAAACTGTCCCAAGTGTTGTCTGAACTTGCTTCATCTTGGCATTCAAGTCCGTAGCAGCTTGTTGCTTTGCAGCACTATCCGAGTTACTTTTTCCAACACCGGATAGTGTGTCTTCAAGCGCTTTAACTTGAGCATCCGTTAAATGTTGTGCACTTTTAATACTCTCAATTTTAGTATTAATTTCAGCACTTACATTGCTAGTATCCGTGGATGCCGTTAAAGTAGCTACATCACTATTAATTGCACTATTTAAAGCAGAAATATTTGCCGCGTTAGCATTGCTCTTTAAACTTGCGATAAGTGTATCAACATCTTCCAATGTTGACGTCATCGCAGTCATTCCAGACTGTAACGTTGCAATCTGCTCTTTTTCACTATCAGATGTCGCCACGCTATACAAATCTGAGAGTCCAGTCGTTACTGTACTGCTACCGCTATGAATCCCTTTTAACGCATTGTTGACATTTGTTGCTCCAGATAGCAACTGAGTTGATTGTGCTTCTAAACCACTTGTTGATTCTTTTAATTGATTTGCACCTTGACTAAGCATACCAGCACCATTAGAAGCGGTCTTTAGTTTGCCGTCAATCTTATTAACAGCACCAGTATAATCTGAAACACCAGTCTTCAATGTTGAGGAACCGTCTTTCAGCAGCGGCACAGCCTTTGACAATTCTCCTGTTTTACTATTCAATTTGCTTAACCCTTGCGAGACAGTGTAAACACCGCCAGTATATTTTACAATTCCTACTTGCAAGGCCTTAGAACCGTCTGCTAACTTAACAACACCATTTGATAATGTACCAGTCTTACCATTCAATGTCGTCAGACCACTACTTACTTTTGCTGATCCAGTTGCCAATTGACTGACACCACTAGCCAGCGCCCCAGTCTTACCATTCAGCGTCCCAAGACCATTAGTAACCTGACCAGAACCATCTGATAACTGACTGACACCACTAGCCAATGCCCCAGTCTTACCATTCAACGTACCAAGTCCACTAGTAACTTGCCCAGAACCATCTGATAACTGACTGACACCACTGGCTAATGCCCCGGTCTTACTATTCAATGTATCCAGACCGGTCTTCAACGCACTACCACCATCAGCAAGCTTAGCAATCCCAGCAGGTAACTGCTGCACTTTCGTATTCAACTCAGTCGTCCCGTTCTTCAACGTATGAACGCCCGTCGTATACGTCGTCAAGCCATCCTGCAGTTCAACGCCACCATCTTTAAGCTTGGTAGCCCCATCGGCAGCTTTTTGATAACCCTTACCGGCAGTCCGAATCTGCTTGAAGATTGCTAATGCGTAAGCCTTGGTGACTTGCGCCCGAATGCTCTTATTGACTTGCGAAACACCAGTGTCGGTAATGACCTTAGCAATATAGTTCAACGATTCGTTGGTCTCATAATGCAAGTTCATCTTTTTGGGCTTCGTATCCGTCATCGTCGTGGCATTTTTCGAGAAATTACTTGGAATCGTAACGACCGTATAATATTTCCGGTCTTTCAATCCCTGTTTGGCTTTTTTAGCCGACACAAAGTGCCAATCTAAATCGTTATTTTTCTTTAAATTCGTCACGACTTGCTTACCAACTGCAAACTTTTCGCCTTGATAGTTCACTGACTTATCTTCATTAACGACAGCTACTGGTAAGTTTTGCGTATCCCCATATGGATCCCACACCGACTTCAAGAAGAAGATGCTGTATAAAAACGGGATCAAAATCATGACTGAAACTGAAATCCATAGTATTTTGCTATGACGAATTGACCGCCATTCGTCGCGTATCATTTTCACAACCTGAAACCTTCCTTCAAATAATTAAACTGTGTGCTGCTCGAGTGAAAACACCGTCGCGAGCGTCCCCTGAATCATTGCTTGCGTACTAGCCGCTTGACCATCACGATGACCATTGTTGAGCCACTGCACAATACTGGTCACAACACCACTGACTAAGTAAGCTGTTAAATCCGGGTGCTGTGACTGTCGAATCATCGCAAAGACCCGGTCGTCCGCACCCGTTTGCGCGACCGTGACAAAACAGTCGTTGATCACTTGTTGTGAACGTGTATTATCGCCCTCATTATTAGTGACTAATAAATGCCGTAACACCTGCGTGTGCGTCCCAATAAATGTCGACATGATTGCCGAGCCGACTGTATCCGTCCGTTCAGCTGCTAGTAATTCGTCAAGTGTATGCATCACCATCTGCCTGAGTAAATCAAACTTATCGGTATAGTACCGATAAAAACTACTGCGATGTATAAATGCTTGTTTACAAATCTGCTCAACCGTAATCTGTGAGATTGAACGTTGCTCCAACAATTGGTACATCGCTCGCTGTAAATCCAGCTCCGTACGAATTGAAATTACCATCACCCCGTTTTTTAATTCTTATATTCGAATGGAAGAATATAGTTGCCATAAAAACACCGCTGCATCCCCGTGCAACGATCGCTGGTATTCATTCAGTTAGTGCAAGTACGGCTTCAATTCCAGATCAGCCTTGAGCGTATGAATTAAATGCTCCACTTGCGTTAGTGGCGCGTCGAACGTCACCCGGTAATAGTTCCGAGTCCCCTGATGTTCAACAGCGACAAAGTGACGTTCCCTTAACGTCTTCAATTGATGCGAGACAGCCGGTTGCGAAATGTGCATCCGTTCAGTCAACTCACCCACGGTCATTCCCTGCGCATGTTGCGAGAGTTCAATCATGATTTGTTGACGCCGTTCATCCGCTAAGACTTCAAAGATCGGAATTGTTTCCCGAAATTCTTGCAGTGCTTCCTCACTACTGACCATGCTGGCAGCCTCCTATATTCTTATATTCTAATGTTCGAATGTATCAATGATAAAGCTTTTTGTATTCGTTTGCAACAACTAAAACGGCTATGTCGACAAACGCGACAAATCATTAAATATGTCGCATTTTTAGTCAAAAAAAACGTCTGACCACGCAGTCAGACGTTTCCAAGGGTAATTAGTACTAGCAATCAAAACGATTGATAGCAACGCCCGGTTGGGAGCCGGGGCCGTTGTATGGAAAATCACAGGTGTTTGGGAAGGCCCCATGATCTAAGACATCGCGCTACTTGTTAATAATGACAGAAACATCAGCAAATTAACGGCGGTTAAGTAACTCGAATAACTACAGTATAATCGCTCAGCCTAACTTTGCTAGTCCTAGTTTAAAAATTTTGTCGTAAAACGGAACATTTAGCATAAACTGTTGCATCGATTATCGGCAATCCCAAAGAGTGACAGCTGTCATACGAAGCTTTATCACTGTCCTGACGCTTAATTCAGCGCTCTCTTCACATATTTGTAACCATACTTAACCAACTCACGCTCAACTTGCTTACTAGTCGTCGTCGATTGAGAATAGCGACTCGCACTCGTATTCTGACTACTGTTGACTTTATCAGCCCCGGCGATCTGCATCGCTGAATCCGCTTTGCCGCGACCAGTCGCATAGTCAAAGCTAACGCCGGGTTCAACATTCCAAATGTAGACATTAAAATTGACGCTACCGTCAGTTGAAATTGCTTGTGACCAGTAACCCCGAGGCATTAACTCATTGCCCCGAAAGACCGTCGTCACCCGATAAATAACTTTCTTGCCTTGCTCTAACGCCGTACGTACTTGCTCTTCATAAATCTGCATCGTCTTCTGATTCGAGTAGGCCGTCTGCGTTGCCAGGTTCTTCGGGTTATCCAAGCTACCATCTTCACCGGCTCGATATTTACCGTCAGACGTCAGGTTAAAGGATAACGTGTACGCAATCAAATGCCCCCGATTTTGCGGATAGACCCGCTTACCGTTGACCGTGATTGGTTGGTTATGCCAGCCAGTTGGACTCCAAGTTTGTGCCGTTCGTCCTTCAGACCGTCCCAAATTAGCCTTACTCAAATAAGCCGTGTCCGTGGTTGTGCGATTCAGTGAATCTAAATTACCATAATCGATCTTCGAATTTTTCCACTGACTCGCCGCCAACGTACTCTTACCACTATTGACCTTAATCGCTGCCGCACTACCCGATTGATAAGTCATCTTAGCCAGTTGCTGATACGTCTGTTGCGTATTACCAGTCGTGCTGGTCGTTTGACTACTGGATTCGGACTGCTGACTAGTCGTTGAACTCGTCGTATCCGTACCAGATGTTAACAAGCTACAGCCGCCCAATAATAAGCTCAAGCTTAAGAGACCCGCTATGCCAACGCGTCGCATTAATTTCACCATGATTCTCTTCCACCCCGTCTTTTTTAAGTACAGTTCTATCATACCGTACTTTCACGAGGGGAACAAACGTTTTCTTTTAATCTTTTTGTGGGTGCCAGTCAGACCTTAGAATGCCATACTTAACCGAATCATAATACTGGCCTTGCCAGTAGCGGACTTGTGGAATCCGGGCCTCCTGTTTTAAGCCTACCGCTTCAGCTAAGTGCATCATTCGTGTATTCCCCGACCAAGTTGTTAACCCAATGTGCGGTAAGGTCGTCTCTTCTTGGAATAAGTGAGTCAACCATTTAGTCAACGCAATCCGACCAATATGTTCACCCCAATGCGCCTGATCATAAATGATAATGCCCACCTCTAACCAACGCTTTAGTGGCCCATCCACAAAGTGCCAATTAACACTGCCGACAATCCCGCCATCCCGTGTGATGACCCAGTTACGCGGTTGAATCAACCAATCACGGGGGCCAATAATCGTCTCAAAGTCCGTTTGAGTCGGTAGTTGGTCATGAAAATACGGTCCATTCCAGCGCGTCCACTCCGCATCTGGATTACTGAAACCTAGTTGCCATAACGTCGTTAATTCTGCGCGCTGAAGCGGTCGAATTGTAATTGTTGCCGTCATTTGATCACACCCTCTCAATTCATAGGTCTACTATATCGAAAACCCGCCCTAACAACAATCAAATTCGTGGACATATAAACTTACATTAACCGGCCCCTTTTCCAGCGGACCGAAGCTAGCCGTCCTTGACTTTAGCTCACCTGGGGACAACGACAGCCAAAAAACCATCATTCTGGCTGAAAGAATGGTGGTCATAAGTCTTAAGCGTGTGTTGCAAGCTGTCGCAACAAATTTAGTATAGTTGCTGAAACGCGTTTCAAGTCAAGCACTAAGTTGGCGCCAGGTTGCTTTGGTCAGTAAGTACCGCATGACGTGGATCACTTCACCTTTATCACTGGTAAACGTGTGCAGTTCTCCAGCCGCTTGCATGCCCATCTTAGCCATCACCCGGCCAGAATTAGGGTTGGCACTCGCATAGTGGGCCTCGATGGTCTCATAGTTCAGCGTTTCGAACCCATAATGCATCAAGCAATTGCCGGCTTCCGCAACGTAGCCGTGCCCCCACGCAGCTGGGCTTAAAGCGTACGTCAATTCACCGGTCGCACCACTACCATGAAACTCATAAAATCCAATCAGTTGATGATCACGTCGGCGTTCAATGCCAAAAACAGTGGTCGTGTCTGCCAAAAAGTGCGTCGTAAACAGTTGCTCGAACGCTTCCGGACTCTGAACCCGTCGGTAACGTAAATAAGCGACAACCTGCGGATCAAAAATCATGTCCGCTAACGCATCATGATCCGCCGTTGTCATTGGTCGTAATATCAACCGTTCCGTTTCAAACTGAGTCAAATTGCCATCTCCAAATTATTATTGATTCGTTAATTATAATAATCTACTGACAAATGTAAATTATTTCGTTCCACTCTCAATGATTTGGCAAGGTCACCTGTGCCAGCATCGCAGTTCCTACCGCTTCAAACCGATCGTCGGCAATCTGATTCACGTACGTAAATATGCCAGTGCTACATTGCAACAATAACCACTGTATCACTAATGGTGGTATTTGTAAGTCTGTCCCATAACCAGCCCCAAAAGCTTGAATCAACGTTGAAGATTGTTGAAGATCCTCAAAAAAGAATTTAAAACAGTCCTCGAGGACATAACCACGGCGAGCCCGTTCAAAATCAATCAGGACTAGCTGACCATGATGGTAGCGAAAATTACGAGTGCCCATGTCTCCATGCAGTGTCACGACTGGTTGCTGTGCTAATGCGGTTCTAATCATCATCCGGTGGTCGAGAAAGTATTGTAATGCGGACACCAGCTTACCATAATAGGGACTAGTCTTTAACCGTTCGACCCGCGCCACCATCCCATCAAAATCCAGAACAGGCATTAAATCTGGGGTTGTCGGAAGCTGAACTGTATGATGAAATTGAGCGACGACCTGACCCATTTGGTAAACGAGCATCGGAGTCAAAGCTGTTTGTACAGGGGTTAGTTGCCAATCCCGCAACACCAATACCCACTCGTGACTTGCTAATTGAAAACTGGCTAAGACCCGGTTCATTAGTTGCGCTGTCACTTGCTGCTCAGTTCTAAATTTACGTTCGCGGTCCGGACCAAAAACCTTAACAAAAATCACAGTGCCGTAGTAGCGACTATAACCGGTATACATCTGATTGAATGAGACATGCGTAATCTGGATCAAATCTGCTTGCAGCATCGTTGATAACGTTTT from Lactiplantibacillus paraplantarum includes the following:
- a CDS encoding YhgE/Pip family protein, with protein sequence MIRDEWRSIRHSKILWISVSVMILIPFLYSIFFLKSVWDPYGDTQNLPVAVVNEDKSVNYQGEKFAVGKQVVTNLKKNNDLDWHFVSAKKAKQGLKDRKYYTVVTIPSNFSKNATTMTDTKPKKMNLHYETNESLNYIAKVITDTGVSQVNKSIRAQVTKAYALAIFKQIRTAGKGYQKAADGATKLKDGGVELQDGLTTYTTGVHTLKNGTTELNTKVQQLPAGIAKLADGGSALKTGLDTLNSKTGALASGVSQLSDGSGQVTSGLGTLNGKTGALASGVSQLSDGSGQVTNGLGTLNGKTGALASGVSQLATGSAKVSSGLTTLNGKTGTLSNGVVKLADGSKALQVGIVKYTGGVYTVSQGLSKLNSKTGELSKAVPLLKDGSSTLKTGVSDYTGAVNKIDGKLKTASNGAGMLSQGANQLKESTSGLEAQSTQLLSGATNVNNALKGIHSGSSTVTTGLSDLYSVATSDSEKEQIATLQSGMTAMTSTLEDVDTLIASLKSNANAANISALNSAINSDVATLTASTDTSNVSAEINTKIESIKSAQHLTDAQVKALEDTLSGVGKSNSDSAAKQQAATDLNAKMKQVQTTLGTVSKVTTVDASLAQSFGKLQSGVNTYIDSVNQLAAQIPKLQAGSEKLTDSLEQVQSGTSQLTTGLTRLDEAVPGLTSGISNLSSKTSDLSSGLGQISEGTTALNSKSADLNSGAGKIQGGLTALNGQVPTLVGAIAQLNNGTAELNKSSSTLNSGANQVAAGNQALNVQVPTLVSAISMLTGGSGQVTNGLVQLNGQVPVLASGVQQLFAGSSKVTNGLVTLNGQVPVLVSGVQQLYVGSSKVTNGLVTLNGQVPVLVSGVQQLDTGAGQLNSGLQTLQGSTGQLTSGVSQLNDGATQLDNNSAKLLSGTKQIKNGNKTLATSLQEGADQVNATPLKNANAKMMAAPTKTSYKDYTHVPNYGHALAPYVLSLALYVGAIVFNFAYPIRRIADDDGTPTQWFWSKVAVGGPVAIAMAVIEATVLLVAGLKPISVPEYYLTAIMIALASMFLVMFLSMLFDNPGRFVAMVILMLQLGGSGGTFPMEITNKFFNVIHPYLPLTYSIQAFRQALTGGWGSGIFWSSIVVLAGITIVSLGLLWASMVFLKQHDMQVPAEAEIQMKAGK
- a CDS encoding TetR/AcrR family transcriptional regulator; this encodes MVISIRTELDLQRAMYQLLEQRSISQITVEQICKQAFIHRSSFYRYYTDKFDLLRQMVMHTLDELLAAERTDTVGSAIMSTFIGTHTQVLRHLLVTNNEGDNTRSQQVINDCFVTVAQTGADDRVFAMIRQSQHPDLTAYLVSGVVTSIVQWLNNGHRDGQAASTQAMIQGTLATVFSLEQHTV
- a CDS encoding ArsR/SmtB family transcription factor, which encodes MVSSEEALQEFRETIPIFEVLADERRQQIMIELSQHAQGMTVGELTERMHISQPAVSHQLKTLRERHFVAVEHQGTRNYYRVTFDAPLTQVEHLIHTLKADLELKPYLH
- a CDS encoding DNA/RNA non-specific endonuclease: MVKLMRRVGIAGLLSLSLLLGGCSLLTSGTDTTSSTTSQQSESSSQTTSTTGNTQQTYQQLAKMTYQSGSAAAIKVNSGKSTLAASQWKNSKIDYGNLDSLNRTTTDTAYLSKANLGRSEGRTAQTWSPTGWHNQPITVNGKRVYPQNRGHLIAYTLSFNLTSDGKYRAGEDGSLDNPKNLATQTAYSNQKTMQIYEEQVRTALEQGKKVIYRVTTVFRGNELMPRGYWSQAISTDGSVNFNVYIWNVEPGVSFDYATGRGKADSAMQIAGADKVNSSQNTSASRYSQSTTTSKQVERELVKYGYKYVKRALN
- a CDS encoding GNAT family N-acetyltransferase — translated: MTATITIRPLQRAELTTLWQLGFSNPDAEWTRWNGPYFHDQLPTQTDFETIIGPRDWLIQPRNWVITRDGGIVGSVNWHFVDGPLKRWLEVGIIIYDQAHWGEHIGRIALTKWLTHLFQEETTLPHIGLTTWSGNTRMMHLAEAVGLKQEARIPQVRYWQGQYYDSVKYGILRSDWHPQKD
- a CDS encoding GNAT family N-acetyltransferase, whose amino-acid sequence is MTQFETERLILRPMTTADHDALADMIFDPQVVAYLRYRRVQSPEAFEQLFTTHFLADTTTVFGIERRRDHQLIGFYEFHGSGATGELTYALSPAAWGHGYVAEAGNCLMHYGFETLNYETIEAHYASANPNSGRVMAKMGMQAAGELHTFTSDKGEVIHVMRYLLTKATWRQLSA
- a CDS encoding phosphotransferase, with the translated sequence MKALHKTLSTMLQADLIQITHVSFNQMYTGYSRYYGTVIFVKVFGPDRERKFRTEQQVTAQLMNRVLASFQLASHEWVLVLRDWQLTPVQTALTPMLVYQMGQVVAQFHHTVQLPTTPDLMPVLDFDGMVARVERLKTSPYYGKLVSALQYFLDHRMMIRTALAQQPVVTLHGDMGTRNFRYHHGQLVLIDFERARRGYVLEDCFKFFFEDLQQSSTLIQAFGAGYGTDLQIPPLVIQWLLLQCSTGIFTYVNQIADDRFEAVGTAMLAQVTLPNH